The proteins below are encoded in one region of Cytophagales bacterium:
- a CDS encoding PKD-like domain-containing protein: MDFRPDGFLENKGQWDADELQFFLDKGGLQVALGLDRFTYILNYRESTSGGNQYFQHNIQVQLVGANPSPRVSKTGKSADYRNYFFGKTQASKIHHYEQVTYHDVYPGIDVVFETAAPDTRRMGFKYSFIVHPGANPDQIRLNYDGQDELGINHSSGIHTSHESDEENLVSNLLTLTTQGGVVAEDLKEVYTISSGIRQSVPAKFQLDSEKEVHFDLGEYDQSKTLVIDPEVVTLTLRVSTYLGGEEEDLIYGVDISNDGNTVYVTGASNSSDLLTNALSLGFQPGKSGGNDAFIGSFDATLENLLWATYMGGGTESSNIDVGFDIKLDESSSNLFISGRTGSDSVASPFFGAYAGEADGFVTSVSTDGQTLNWLRFVGSDRNDYMSALDIDDDAVIVVGTVGNSLSTDNIDGATVENAYADGNDAIILKLSATSGTLERISYAGSSLEDRGHDIVAHNNEYYIIGSRTVDLGGIELVRIGLTKLDQDLDIILEKTPFGQTTHPNDNIPNQGIDISTDGSFLAITGVISSSSSDIVVGNTHQNTNGGNGDAYLLRVDAGTLDLDWGSYYGGSGSDEGTDIIIDCNDNIIFTGTTNSENNIATSDALEGNESFGGASVGDSNGDVFLAKFDSEGNRIWGTYFGAGGSDRGISLGINEANGEFVLGGVTRSSTRIATTGVSQSSLNDANEGFVSAFCDVIIIQSPQDELSAVFGGDATFEIETDYCGTISYSWTKQGESTVLSTSSVLTLTSLTEADIGTYCVTVNTSCGADFERCAELDVLSLAGSDVCLDPGTTSGAPAITQDTIALTFPNLEDNANITNALYSWSVTSSDADPNDASTVVAGPSGAISRTLPITNEADLYEIDIIPTAAGTYTYTLDLSYDVDGTPTTESLEVEVTVNPFPTITASDPASFCESGSTTIEVTSDIDLDRVEYQRIDSNTGLTGNSSGTQSGAGLSVSINLGSFENATNMPLDAVFELTPYASTGNCVGATETVTVTVNPEPEFSTTVVTDTICSSGNVEINFEALTSPNFQTGSGTSFEYTRRANTAIDEPTATVTVTDPNSGTINESLTNNSSQIATVTYDITGTFEGCSADTSVSLLVLPVLTLEHSGTTVNGCSGEDVSLSLGVSNDQIATFLEVTFDDNPNVDGESDTTISVSAGSSVTLVANLTHSSSSTETVTANITPVYTLASGDRCEGTQESFDFEIAPLATVSDSNAAICENTSPNIDLTSLSNGITGTTFSWTAVSATGNVTFNATGSGDTIDETLSLTSGTEGTVTYTVTGSFEGCSGATGEIVVTVYSQPELLISADPTSAELCDSSPMPVELTVTVSNTDEANITSRTWFKDGLEITGENTNTLTVEEAGLYEFRVQTLGDCSQSISQDVAIVERANVEIDASSENEVCLEEDFVLTSVVTGGVASSYQWFRDGTAISGATGTTYTTGIEGAYQVVVNSAGACPDTSNVVNLTFFAEPVPTFNLDESTCPNITLDFTGSNTNASANVTRVEWSVTGEAPLPTFSTTSELATSLSFGENQGTDRNYTVSLSLTTDNDCEATFSRDITHLARPLVDFEFETLNCSGEISLATQNTTGGDTFQWAITSGGSDLTITDPTNLNTTFEVENETREIVTYDITLTATDDTDCSHEATQTLSVYPTPIMVIDNAPRGVCPGDPISLTSENSDPGTGLSFDEVSWFINGTLVSNATTLDTTLTNTGEEEIDYVIELRGTNEGQCEGIVDTKTIQVAPDPQAVVTTNFTAACDGIAVNINNESVGLPEFYVIDYGDGSPVDTLFNQEPIPHIFQNNTFDDVTYTVELSAISACGVSTDSVNVTVIPVNEDAEIDLGRPSNDYCEGDLLNAGVNGLTDGTGRDFEWTLVAENSTDSLQLSLTDTVQNHELDQAGTFHLILSVEIATGGVVCGRVQDVETIIVEPGPDISFEVEPSSICLGETVEVINTSSILSEETIWDLGDGTDLEPTETPGTHQYNNPGMYWVNMTLEGTNGCFSYDSSQVEVKSVPTAAIESPGRICENDRITFINNSVGADSYQWEISRLTDSLSNSVNVTRSFFEPGSYYINLTAFGPGPDPICFDKDSLAFEVNANPEVSFRLDDERYCEDSTVTVINDPSEATYEWTLINSNTDEVILLSDQNTPDPFDAPSVGNYYVKSMAVSSAGCSLEDSLPLRAIANPIPIVFPTQTAICHGIEFDLFNQTDVPSEETGIFQWYMDGNLISEEYRVSPVFSRVARSIGRDSQVTFRLDVTNEICENNWQMTYDVPGYYGCSFTLPNAFSPNGDGTNDQFLVQFHDEDLDNVERVELSIFGTTENLVHHLVMSRDAVGEEMSCDGCTGEFIAEEWQKSVGWDGKITTPGNNRSEDNNRGTYFYVVKVQCCDDKPIARTGYFQLIR; the protein is encoded by the coding sequence ATGGATTTCAGGCCTGATGGTTTTCTGGAAAACAAAGGACAATGGGATGCCGATGAACTTCAATTCTTCTTGGATAAAGGAGGTCTGCAGGTTGCGCTTGGCCTTGATCGTTTCACCTATATCCTGAACTATAGGGAATCGACCAGCGGGGGCAATCAATATTTTCAACACAACATTCAGGTCCAGCTTGTAGGAGCTAACCCATCTCCTCGGGTTTCAAAAACAGGAAAAAGCGCTGATTATAGAAATTATTTCTTTGGAAAAACACAAGCCTCAAAAATTCATCATTATGAACAGGTTACTTATCATGATGTCTACCCCGGAATCGATGTGGTATTTGAAACAGCAGCACCTGACACTCGGCGAATGGGCTTCAAATACAGCTTCATCGTTCATCCTGGTGCTAACCCTGACCAGATTCGATTGAATTACGATGGGCAGGATGAGCTAGGAATCAACCACTCCAGCGGCATTCATACCTCTCATGAATCAGACGAAGAAAACCTGGTTTCCAATTTGCTCACGCTCACTACGCAAGGTGGTGTGGTTGCTGAAGATTTGAAAGAAGTTTATACGATATCCAGTGGGATCCGTCAGTCTGTACCTGCCAAATTTCAGCTAGACAGTGAAAAGGAAGTACATTTTGATTTAGGTGAATATGACCAAAGTAAGACGCTGGTAATTGATCCGGAGGTAGTGACATTAACACTAAGAGTTTCCACCTACCTTGGAGGCGAAGAAGAAGACCTGATTTATGGTGTTGACATTAGCAATGACGGAAATACCGTTTACGTAACAGGCGCTTCTAACAGTTCGGACTTATTAACCAATGCCTTGAGCTTAGGCTTTCAACCAGGGAAAAGTGGGGGTAACGACGCCTTCATTGGCAGTTTCGACGCTACACTCGAGAACCTGCTGTGGGCGACCTATATGGGCGGAGGTACTGAATCCAGTAACATTGATGTAGGTTTTGATATCAAGCTTGATGAGTCTAGTTCCAATTTGTTTATCAGTGGCCGTACAGGCTCAGACAGTGTGGCTTCTCCTTTTTTTGGGGCTTATGCGGGTGAAGCCGACGGTTTTGTGACTAGCGTATCTACCGACGGCCAAACTCTCAATTGGCTCCGATTTGTTGGTAGTGACAGGAATGACTATATGAGCGCATTGGATATCGATGATGATGCAGTAATTGTAGTGGGAACAGTCGGTAACAGCTTATCTACAGATAATATCGACGGGGCGACGGTTGAAAACGCCTATGCTGATGGAAATGATGCAATCATCTTAAAACTATCTGCAACCAGTGGAACGCTAGAACGAATTTCTTATGCAGGCAGCAGTCTCGAAGATAGAGGACACGACATTGTTGCTCACAACAATGAATATTACATCATAGGGTCCAGAACAGTTGACCTTGGAGGCATTGAATTGGTTCGGATTGGGTTAACCAAATTAGATCAGGATCTTGATATTATCTTAGAAAAAACACCATTCGGACAAACCACTCACCCAAATGATAATATCCCGAATCAAGGAATTGATATTAGCACAGATGGCTCCTTTCTCGCCATTACAGGAGTAATCTCTTCTTCAAGTTCCGACATAGTCGTAGGGAATACGCACCAAAACACGAATGGGGGTAACGGCGATGCCTATTTGTTGAGGGTTGATGCTGGCACCCTTGACTTAGATTGGGGCTCTTACTATGGTGGTTCCGGATCGGATGAAGGAACTGATATCATCATTGATTGTAACGATAATATCATTTTTACAGGAACCACTAACAGTGAAAATAACATCGCCACCTCAGATGCTCTGGAAGGCAATGAATCCTTTGGAGGTGCATCCGTAGGTGATTCAAATGGCGACGTTTTCCTGGCAAAATTTGACAGTGAAGGTAATCGTATCTGGGGTACATATTTTGGAGCAGGGGGAAGCGATCGAGGAATTTCATTAGGTATTAATGAAGCTAATGGGGAATTCGTCCTTGGAGGAGTAACTAGAAGTAGTACGCGCATTGCCACGACGGGAGTTTCACAATCCAGCCTCAATGATGCTAATGAGGGATTTGTTTCCGCATTTTGTGATGTAATTATCATTCAATCACCACAAGATGAACTTTCGGCAGTCTTCGGAGGAGATGCGACTTTTGAGATAGAAACAGATTATTGTGGTACGATCTCTTATTCCTGGACCAAACAAGGTGAATCAACGGTACTCTCCACTTCAAGTGTGCTGACATTAACTTCTCTTACGGAAGCTGACATTGGGACTTATTGCGTAACTGTTAACACCAGTTGCGGAGCCGATTTCGAACGATGTGCCGAACTGGATGTTCTTTCACTGGCTGGTTCCGATGTATGTTTAGATCCTGGCACCACTTCCGGGGCTCCTGCTATAACACAAGATACCATAGCACTAACTTTCCCCAATTTGGAGGACAATGCAAACATCACGAATGCATTATATTCCTGGTCTGTTACATCATCTGATGCGGATCCAAATGACGCCTCTACGGTTGTAGCAGGGCCAAGCGGGGCGATATCAAGAACCTTGCCCATCACCAATGAGGCAGACTTGTATGAAATTGATATCATTCCTACAGCTGCCGGCACCTACACTTATACCCTTGATCTGTCTTATGATGTCGATGGTACGCCGACAACCGAAAGCCTCGAGGTAGAAGTCACCGTAAACCCATTTCCAACCATCACCGCATCGGACCCAGCAAGCTTTTGTGAAAGTGGATCTACTACGATTGAGGTCACATCAGATATTGACCTGGACCGTGTAGAATATCAGCGAATCGACTCAAACACCGGCCTGACAGGAAATAGTAGTGGTACGCAATCCGGAGCAGGCTTGAGTGTATCAATAAATCTGGGTTCGTTCGAAAATGCTACCAATATGCCATTGGATGCGGTTTTCGAATTAACTCCTTACGCATCGACCGGTAACTGTGTGGGGGCTACGGAAACAGTGACCGTTACTGTTAATCCGGAACCCGAGTTTTCGACCACCGTAGTTACTGACACGATCTGTAGTAGTGGCAATGTTGAAATCAATTTTGAAGCACTGACCTCTCCTAACTTTCAAACAGGCAGTGGCACTTCTTTCGAATATACGCGGAGAGCGAATACAGCGATTGATGAGCCTACGGCTACCGTCACGGTTACAGACCCGAATAGCGGAACAATCAATGAGTCACTGACAAATAATTCAAGTCAAATCGCTACGGTCACCTATGACATCACCGGCACATTTGAAGGTTGTTCTGCTGATACCAGTGTGTCCCTGCTGGTATTACCTGTACTTACCTTGGAGCATTCAGGAACGACCGTCAATGGATGTAGTGGCGAGGATGTCTCTCTGTCTTTAGGTGTTTCCAATGATCAAATAGCTACTTTTCTTGAGGTGACATTCGACGATAATCCAAATGTGGATGGAGAATCAGATACAACCATCAGCGTATCAGCAGGCAGTAGCGTAACCCTGGTCGCAAATTTGACTCACAGTTCTTCCAGCACGGAAACGGTCACAGCAAACATTACCCCAGTATATACGCTGGCAAGTGGAGACAGATGCGAGGGAACCCAAGAATCTTTTGATTTCGAAATAGCTCCATTGGCTACTGTAAGTGACTCGAATGCTGCCATATGTGAAAACACCTCACCCAACATTGATTTAACAAGCCTCAGCAATGGCATCACAGGAACGACGTTTAGTTGGACTGCTGTGAGTGCCACTGGCAACGTGACATTTAATGCTACAGGGTCCGGGGATACCATTGACGAAACGCTTTCTCTTACCAGTGGCACAGAAGGAACAGTCACATATACGGTAACGGGGAGTTTCGAGGGTTGTTCGGGTGCTACCGGAGAGATTGTAGTGACTGTTTATAGTCAGCCTGAACTTCTCATTTCAGCTGATCCTACATCTGCAGAGCTATGTGACTCTTCTCCTATGCCAGTGGAATTAACGGTCACCGTTTCCAACACGGATGAAGCCAACATCACCAGCAGAACGTGGTTCAAAGATGGCCTGGAGATCACCGGCGAAAACACCAATACTTTGACAGTCGAAGAAGCAGGATTGTATGAATTCAGGGTACAAACTTTAGGTGATTGCAGTCAAAGCATATCTCAAGATGTAGCAATTGTAGAGCGAGCCAATGTCGAGATTGATGCTTCGAGTGAAAATGAAGTTTGTTTAGAGGAAGACTTTGTATTGACCAGTGTGGTAACGGGCGGAGTGGCCTCTTCTTACCAGTGGTTCCGTGACGGCACCGCAATTTCCGGGGCAACCGGAACCACATATACTACTGGAATCGAGGGAGCATATCAAGTAGTGGTCAATTCTGCGGGTGCTTGTCCGGACACCTCTAATGTGGTCAACTTGACGTTCTTCGCAGAACCTGTACCTACCTTCAACCTCGACGAATCAACATGTCCTAATATCACGTTGGATTTCACCGGTTCCAATACTAATGCCTCCGCCAATGTTACCCGCGTAGAATGGTCCGTTACAGGGGAAGCACCACTTCCCACCTTCTCGACGACCAGCGAACTGGCCACCTCTTTATCGTTTGGAGAGAATCAAGGTACCGACCGGAACTACACTGTTTCGCTCTCCTTAACAACCGACAATGACTGTGAAGCCACTTTTTCGAGAGACATCACACATCTGGCAAGACCACTGGTCGATTTCGAATTCGAAACGCTTAATTGTTCGGGAGAGATTTCCCTTGCTACACAGAACACAACAGGTGGCGACACTTTTCAGTGGGCCATCACCTCAGGTGGATCTGATTTGACCATCACTGATCCTACGAATCTTAACACCACTTTTGAAGTGGAGAATGAAACCCGGGAAATCGTCACCTATGACATCACCCTAACTGCCACAGATGACACTGATTGTAGCCATGAAGCAACACAAACACTGTCTGTCTATCCGACACCAATCATGGTCATTGATAACGCCCCAAGAGGTGTTTGTCCTGGCGATCCTATTTCCCTGACCAGCGAAAATTCAGACCCTGGAACCGGATTGAGTTTTGATGAAGTCTCATGGTTCATCAATGGCACGTTGGTCAGCAATGCAACCACCCTGGATACGACACTCACCAATACCGGTGAAGAGGAGATCGATTACGTGATTGAATTAAGAGGCACCAATGAAGGGCAATGTGAAGGCATCGTAGACACAAAAACCATTCAAGTGGCACCGGACCCACAAGCAGTAGTTACTACTAATTTCACGGCTGCTTGCGACGGAATAGCGGTTAATATCAATAATGAATCTGTTGGACTGCCAGAGTTTTACGTGATTGATTACGGAGATGGCTCTCCAGTTGACACCCTCTTCAATCAAGAGCCAATTCCTCACATCTTCCAAAACAACACTTTTGACGATGTGACTTATACCGTTGAGCTAAGTGCGATTAGTGCCTGTGGTGTGTCCACAGATTCCGTTAATGTTACGGTGATACCCGTAAATGAGGACGCTGAAATCGACTTAGGAAGACCATCTAATGACTATTGCGAAGGAGATTTACTGAACGCAGGCGTAAACGGCTTAACCGATGGAACAGGAAGAGATTTTGAATGGACGCTGGTTGCGGAAAACAGCACTGATAGTCTGCAGCTATCACTCACGGATACGGTTCAGAACCATGAGCTGGATCAGGCTGGAACATTTCATCTCATTCTCTCCGTAGAAATAGCCACAGGTGGCGTTGTTTGCGGTCGTGTTCAAGATGTTGAAACCATCATCGTGGAACCAGGTCCTGATATCAGCTTTGAAGTAGAACCCTCGTCCATATGTCTCGGAGAGACTGTGGAAGTCATTAATACCAGCTCAATTCTTTCTGAAGAGACCATTTGGGACCTTGGAGACGGAACCGATTTAGAACCGACTGAAACACCGGGTACGCATCAATATAACAATCCAGGAATGTATTGGGTCAATATGACGCTGGAAGGGACAAATGGTTGTTTCTCCTACGACTCGAGTCAGGTAGAAGTAAAATCTGTGCCCACAGCAGCAATCGAATCTCCAGGACGAATTTGCGAAAACGATCGGATCACTTTTATCAATAACTCCGTAGGTGCAGATTCCTATCAGTGGGAAATCAGTCGACTAACAGATTCCCTTTCCAACAGTGTTAATGTTACCCGAAGTTTCTTTGAGCCAGGAAGTTATTATATCAACCTTACAGCTTTTGGCCCCGGGCCAGACCCCATCTGTTTTGATAAGGATAGTCTTGCATTTGAGGTCAATGCCAATCCAGAAGTATCCTTCAGACTTGACGATGAAAGATATTGTGAGGACTCTACGGTAACGGTGATTAATGACCCTTCAGAAGCCACCTATGAGTGGACACTCATCAATTCAAACACAGATGAAGTGATCCTTCTCAGCGACCAGAATACGCCAGATCCATTTGATGCACCATCCGTTGGTAATTATTACGTTAAGTCTATGGCGGTATCCAGCGCAGGCTGCAGTTTGGAAGATTCACTACCCTTAAGGGCCATCGCCAACCCAATACCCATCGTTTTTCCAACCCAAACAGCCATTTGTCATGGCATTGAGTTTGACTTATTTAACCAGACAGATGTTCCAAGTGAAGAAACGGGCATTTTCCAATGGTACATGGACGGAAATTTAATTAGTGAAGAGTATCGCGTATCTCCTGTGTTTTCACGGGTTGCACGTAGTATAGGCAGGGACTCTCAAGTGACATTCCGCCTGGATGTGACCAATGAGATTTGTGAAAACAACTGGCAAATGACTTATGATGTTCCAGGCTATTATGGATGTAGTTTTACGCTTCCGAATGCATTTTCTCCTAATGGCGACGGGACCAATGATCAGTTTTTGGTACAGTTCCACGACGAAGATCTGGATAATGTGGAACGAGTAGAATTATCAATTTTTGGTACAACCGAAAACCTCGTTCACCACCTAGTCATGAGTCGTGATGCTGTAGGGGAAGAAATGTCATGCGATGGCTGTACCGGAGAATTCATCGCAGAAGAATGGCAAAAAAGCGTAGGCTGGGATGGTAAAATCACCACTCCTGGGAACAACAGAAGCGAAGACAATAACCGCGGAACCTATTTCTATGTCGTGAAAGTGCAATGTTGCGATGACAAGCCCATTGCCAGAACAGGATACTTCCAGTTAATAAGATGA
- a CDS encoding imelysin family protein: protein MKRMKNYLLCGLMLAILFIVSCGEDNGTPNEPGFDRGALLESLATELIVPNFEDLQSNLNDLSAATTAFVESTTEQNLQTLRDNWVQAATAHQHCSAFGFGPANLPLGAYATVLGVFPVDEAQVEANIIDPDFNLAAAFDRDVRGFYAVEYLIYGNGQSDEELVTNFDQARKDYLVLIMSELTTTIDQIVQEWSNSYLQEFISDDGTAAGSSISLLYNEFVKDYENIKNFKVELPAGLTAGQSGADPTLVEAYYSGISRDLLLAHFESSKNIWMGRSKSGGSIIGFDDYLDEVEGGTDLVATTLDALGNIDQALTNLPSGPLSASVETNEIQELRDLLQANTANFKSSMSSLLGISITFNSGDGD from the coding sequence ATGAAAAGAATGAAAAATTACCTATTGTGTGGATTGATGCTCGCGATACTATTCATTGTTTCTTGTGGAGAAGACAATGGAACGCCCAACGAGCCTGGATTTGATCGTGGAGCATTATTAGAGAGTTTAGCGACTGAATTGATTGTTCCCAACTTCGAGGACTTGCAATCAAATCTCAATGATCTGTCCGCAGCGACCACTGCGTTTGTAGAAAGTACAACCGAACAAAACCTTCAGACCCTAAGAGATAATTGGGTACAAGCGGCTACTGCCCATCAGCATTGCTCGGCGTTTGGATTTGGTCCGGCCAACCTTCCTTTAGGAGCTTACGCCACAGTGTTGGGAGTATTCCCAGTCGATGAGGCTCAAGTGGAAGCCAATATTATCGACCCTGATTTCAACCTGGCGGCGGCTTTCGATCGAGATGTCCGAGGGTTCTATGCCGTTGAATACCTGATCTATGGCAATGGCCAAAGCGACGAGGAACTGGTCACCAATTTTGATCAGGCCCGCAAGGATTATTTGGTGTTGATCATGAGTGAATTGACCACTACGATTGATCAGATCGTTCAAGAATGGAGCAACTCGTATTTACAGGAATTCATCAGCGATGATGGTACGGCTGCCGGCAGCTCTATCTCGCTGCTATACAATGAATTTGTCAAAGACTATGAGAACATCAAGAATTTTAAAGTGGAGTTGCCAGCAGGGCTAACAGCTGGCCAGTCCGGGGCTGATCCAACGCTGGTAGAAGCATACTACAGTGGCATTTCCAGGGATTTGCTGCTTGCTCACTTCGAAAGTTCCAAAAACATCTGGATGGGACGCTCCAAATCCGGAGGATCAATCATTGGCTTTGATGACTATCTTGATGAAGTAGAGGGCGGAACAGACCTGGTAGCAACTACTCTAGACGCGCTCGGAAACATCGACCAGGCCTTAACCAATTTGCCATCCGGTCCGCTTTCTGCCTCCGTAGAAACCAATGAAATCCAAGAATTAAGGGACTTATTACAAGCCAACACAGCCAATTTCAAAAGCTCCATGAGTTCTCTGTTAGGTATCAGCATCACCTTTAATTCCGGTGACGGAGATTGA
- the lipB gene encoding lipoyl(octanoyl) transferase LipB, protein MSLTKNKKTQFIHLGLKDYQETWDYQEKLFKGVVDQKIVNRKLPEEEQATTSNYLIFVEHPHVYTLGKSGKEEHLLLDSRALEEKEATFYRINRGGDITYHGPGQIVGYPILDLDNFFTDIHKYLRYLEEAIILTLKEYEIASGRIDGLTGVWIDWENPDLARKICAMGVKSSRWVTMHGFAFNVDVNLDYFNNIVPCGISDKAVTSLAKELGYAPEMSEVEQKLKKHLGTLFEMEFSE, encoded by the coding sequence ATGTCTCTGACAAAAAATAAAAAAACGCAATTCATTCACCTGGGATTGAAAGATTACCAGGAAACCTGGGATTATCAGGAAAAACTTTTCAAGGGGGTTGTAGATCAAAAGATCGTCAACAGAAAACTTCCCGAGGAAGAACAAGCTACGACATCCAATTACTTGATTTTTGTCGAACATCCACACGTTTATACCTTAGGTAAAAGCGGCAAAGAAGAACATCTTTTATTGGATAGCCGGGCGTTAGAGGAAAAGGAGGCCACTTTTTATCGAATTAATCGTGGGGGCGATATCACTTACCATGGCCCTGGGCAAATCGTAGGGTATCCCATTTTGGATCTGGATAATTTCTTTACTGATATCCATAAATACCTACGCTACCTGGAAGAAGCAATCATTCTGACGCTTAAAGAATATGAAATTGCTTCGGGCCGTATCGATGGGCTTACTGGCGTATGGATTGACTGGGAAAATCCTGATCTTGCCCGGAAGATCTGTGCGATGGGGGTGAAGTCCAGTCGTTGGGTAACCATGCATGGATTTGCTTTCAACGTGGATGTGAACCTGGATTATTTCAATAATATCGTGCCTTGTGGTATTTCTGACAAAGCCGTGACTTCCCTGGCCAAAGAGTTGGGATATGCGCCTGAAATGTCTGAAGTTGAACAAAAGTTGAAAAAACAT
- a CDS encoding type I phosphomannose isomerase catalytic subunit — protein MELYPLKFNPIFKDKLWGGQKIHTVLGKDFGDLPNCGETWELSGVKGNISMINNGVLAGVDLRSVLAREKATLVGEKNYQEYGDEFPLLIKFIDANQDLSIQVHPDDTLAAERHNSKGKTEMWYVMQADQGASLISGFSKEVDKASYVEHFESGRLSEILNREEVQTDDVFFLPAGRVHTIGEGLLIAEIQQTSDITYRIFDFDRVDAEGNKRELHVEEALDAIDYKKYDKYKTSYEDQLNARVQLERCEFFTTNKLTLDQAMTIDLPKLDSFKIYICLEGKANIQYAEGASESISMGDVILVPAAMTNYTIEPEGQVKLLESYID, from the coding sequence ATGGAACTATACCCTCTCAAATTCAATCCGATTTTCAAAGACAAACTCTGGGGAGGCCAGAAAATCCATACTGTACTGGGGAAGGACTTTGGTGATCTGCCCAATTGTGGAGAGACCTGGGAGTTATCGGGAGTCAAAGGCAATATTTCCATGATTAATAACGGTGTATTGGCTGGAGTGGACCTTCGATCGGTACTTGCTCGTGAAAAAGCAACTTTAGTAGGGGAGAAAAACTATCAGGAATACGGTGACGAATTCCCTTTATTGATCAAATTCATCGATGCCAATCAGGACCTTTCTATTCAGGTACATCCTGATGATACGCTGGCCGCCGAACGGCACAATAGCAAAGGCAAAACTGAAATGTGGTATGTGATGCAGGCAGATCAAGGGGCTTCTTTGATCAGCGGTTTTAGCAAGGAAGTTGATAAAGCCTCCTATGTGGAGCATTTCGAAAGCGGCCGATTGTCTGAGATCCTGAACCGGGAGGAAGTGCAAACAGATGACGTCTTCTTCTTGCCAGCAGGCAGAGTACATACGATTGGTGAGGGCTTATTAATTGCAGAGATCCAGCAGACCAGTGACATCACATACCGCATCTTTGATTTTGATCGAGTAGATGCCGAAGGAAATAAAAGAGAGCTTCACGTGGAAGAAGCCCTGGATGCGATAGATTATAAGAAATACGATAAATACAAGACTTCCTATGAGGATCAATTGAATGCGCGTGTGCAATTGGAACGATGCGAATTTTTCACAACCAATAAACTGACCCTGGATCAGGCAATGACCATTGATTTGCCCAAGTTGGATTCATTCAAAATCTACATTTGCCTGGAAGGCAAGGCCAATATTCAATATGCAGAAGGAGCCTCAGAAAGCATTTCCATGGGTGATGTGATTCTGGTTCCAGCTGCTATGACGAATTACACGATTGAACCCGAAGGGCAGGTTAAATTGTTAGAGTCTTACATCGATTAG